In Sporosarcina psychrophila, a genomic segment contains:
- a CDS encoding helix-turn-helix transcriptional regulator → MKIDRLLTMTMMLINRKKVKAQEFAEFFNVSVRTIYRDIDTLSNAGIPVISYQGANGGIGLLEGYRIDKQILTEEEITSISIALKSILTSHEDLSAKAVLEKLEGLAEKKGQQAFDYLFVDDSPWGQNARLKEKVTLLKNAITTTICVRFSYSSSEGNVTFRSIEPHTLIQKGRIWYVYGYCLLRNTFRLFKLARIKDLEMCNTSFIRKEVNNDELPWDKAWYAPSKVVTLRMAFHPDYRLKIEELFGLDSIEANQSIVKIEIPEDEWLYGFILSFADKVEVLEPAHIREKIQQKVRHIIDVYEKTIKPI, encoded by the coding sequence ATGAAGATAGATAGGTTACTAACAATGACCATGATGTTGATTAATCGTAAAAAAGTAAAAGCGCAAGAATTTGCTGAGTTCTTTAATGTGTCTGTTCGTACTATTTATAGGGATATTGATACACTCAGCAATGCAGGAATTCCCGTTATTAGTTATCAAGGTGCAAATGGTGGAATTGGTCTGCTTGAAGGCTACAGAATAGATAAGCAAATTCTTACGGAGGAAGAGATCACATCCATCTCGATTGCTTTAAAAAGCATACTTACTTCCCATGAAGACCTTTCCGCTAAAGCGGTATTAGAAAAATTAGAAGGACTTGCGGAAAAGAAGGGACAGCAAGCTTTCGACTATCTATTCGTAGATGACAGTCCGTGGGGGCAAAACGCTCGTTTGAAAGAAAAGGTAACATTGCTAAAAAACGCGATTACGACAACAATTTGTGTCCGTTTTTCTTATTCAAGTAGTGAGGGGAACGTCACATTCCGCTCCATAGAGCCACATACGCTCATCCAAAAAGGGAGGATTTGGTATGTGTATGGATATTGCCTTCTCAGGAACACGTTCCGACTATTTAAGTTAGCGAGGATAAAGGATCTTGAGATGTGTAATACATCTTTTATTCGTAAAGAAGTGAATAATGATGAACTTCCCTGGGATAAGGCATGGTATGCACCGAGCAAGGTGGTCACGTTAAGAATGGCATTTCATCCAGACTATCGCTTAAAAATTGAAGAGCTATTTGGTTTGGATTCGATAGAGGCCAATCAATCCATTGTGAAGATAGAAATACCAGAAGATGAATGGTTATACGGGTTTATCTTAAGTTTTGCTGATAAAGTGGAGGTGCTTGAGCCTGCTCATATAAGAGAAAAGATTCAACAAAAGGTAAGACACATCATTGATGTATACGAAAAAACAATTAAACCAATATGA
- a CDS encoding ABC transporter permease, with protein MTRIMASEFLKIKRKMILFLVLLGPMGVIGLEAVNFGIRYDWLTEVYKDDLWVGLIGEVSMLSIITILIGLTILTSMIANIEHQTNAWKQLLALPISKTQVFTGKVLLSIFLLLISCFFLAVGTIVLGIALKFGTDIPYLYLLKMCFFPCLAALPFIILQIWLAITLKNQAIPLTFGILGAIISMYSMNFADWVPWKWPLLMNEWEKPMYSVFAGLGTGILLYFISLLDFNRKDVK; from the coding sequence ATGACGCGGATAATGGCCTCTGAGTTTCTTAAAATCAAGCGAAAAATGATCCTATTTCTCGTACTTCTTGGACCAATGGGGGTCATTGGCCTGGAAGCCGTCAATTTTGGAATACGGTATGATTGGCTCACAGAAGTTTACAAGGATGATTTATGGGTGGGGCTAATTGGTGAGGTTTCTATGTTATCTATCATCACGATTCTCATCGGCTTAACGATATTGACATCAATGATTGCCAATATTGAGCATCAGACAAATGCTTGGAAGCAACTCTTGGCATTGCCCATTTCAAAAACTCAAGTATTTACAGGTAAAGTGCTTCTGTCCATTTTCCTCCTCTTGATTTCTTGTTTCTTCTTAGCGGTTGGTACGATTGTACTTGGCATTGCATTAAAATTCGGCACGGATATACCTTATCTCTATTTACTCAAAATGTGTTTCTTCCCATGTCTTGCTGCTTTACCTTTTATCATCTTGCAAATTTGGTTGGCGATTACATTGAAAAATCAAGCCATTCCATTAACATTTGGAATTCTCGGTGCAATCATCTCTATGTATTCAATGAACTTTGCCGACTGGGTTCCATGGAAATGGCCGTTGTTAATGAATGAATGGGAAAAACCAATGTACTCGGTTTTTGCTGGCCTTGGAACAGGGATTCTACTTTATTTCATAAGTCTCCTAGATTTTAATCGAAAGGACGTGAAATAA
- a CDS encoding ABC transporter ATP-binding protein, whose amino-acid sequence MELVNDTNTSEKRVIMEVRNLKKHFAITKGYIKKTTTLVRAVDGLNFEVFEGETLGIVGESGCGKSTTGQLMLGLLDATEGNIYFDNKDIASLSHEELRKARRDLQVIFQDPYSSLNPRMQVEEIIGEPLVVHKIASGKKLRDEVLSLMKLVGLGEHQLKRYPHEFSGGQRQRIGIARALALRPKVIVCDEAVSALDVSIQAQILNLLKKLQKEMDLTYIFIAHGLPAVRHISDRIGVMYLGRMVELADRDELFVNPLHPYTHALLDSVPIPDPKLRKRHQLIEGEIPNPSDPPSGCHFHPRCPYATDICKTESPEYREILPGHSVACHHPLFNEVKMSVSESAPILSGHEIS is encoded by the coding sequence ATGGAGTTAGTAAATGACACAAACACATCAGAAAAAAGAGTAATTATGGAAGTGCGCAATTTAAAGAAACATTTTGCAATTACAAAAGGTTATATCAAGAAAACCACAACATTGGTCCGTGCGGTTGACGGCTTGAACTTTGAAGTATTTGAAGGAGAAACACTTGGAATTGTTGGAGAATCTGGTTGTGGAAAGTCTACAACTGGACAACTAATGCTTGGCTTACTTGATGCAACGGAAGGAAATATATATTTTGACAATAAAGATATTGCCTCGCTTAGTCACGAAGAACTTCGTAAAGCTAGGCGAGATTTACAAGTAATTTTCCAAGATCCATACTCTTCCCTTAATCCAAGAATGCAGGTTGAAGAAATTATTGGGGAACCTTTAGTTGTTCATAAGATTGCATCTGGAAAAAAATTACGTGATGAAGTTCTCAGCTTAATGAAGCTAGTTGGACTTGGAGAACATCAGTTAAAAAGATACCCACATGAATTTAGTGGAGGACAACGCCAGCGAATTGGAATTGCACGTGCACTCGCATTACGACCAAAAGTAATTGTTTGTGACGAGGCTGTTTCTGCTTTAGATGTTTCGATTCAAGCTCAAATTTTGAACTTACTGAAGAAATTACAAAAAGAAATGGATTTGACGTACATTTTTATAGCTCACGGATTGCCAGCTGTGCGACATATTAGCGATCGAATTGGCGTCATGTATTTAGGTCGTATGGTGGAATTAGCAGATCGGGATGAATTATTTGTAAATCCACTACATCCGTATACACATGCATTGTTAGATTCTGTACCTATTCCAGATCCCAAGTTGCGGAAAAGGCATCAGCTCATCGAAGGTGAAATACCAAATCCAAGCGATCCACCAAGTGGTTGTCACTTCCATCCAAGGTGTCCGTATGCGACTGATATATGTAAAACAGAAAGCCCGGAATATCGAGAAATACTTCCTGGTCACTCTGTTGCATGTCACCATCCACTTTTTAATGAAGTAAAGATGAGTGTTTCTGAATCGGCTCCTATTTTAAGCGGACATGAGATAAGTTGA
- a CDS encoding M20/M25/M40 family metallo-hydrolase yields MTEKYVIEEAMQEYTVSDKVKDVYSLLSSNSGVEKGLLFLKEDNDYTTDEQIELTAIQAPTFYEEKRGIYYQRKLTELGLKNVTVDEVGNVFGVRQGNGNGPSIVLCAHLDTVFPEGTDTVAKIVDGRVYAPGIADDGRGLASVLTIIRALNHANIETEGDLIIGATVGEEGLGDLLGVKKLFENRVDIDGFISIEPGAPDRITYLATGSKRYKVAYKGPGGHSFGNFGTPSPIHALGRAIAKISSLETPTVPKTTYNVGLIHGGTSVNTIAEVGEMVIDLRSNSQEELLNLEKKIINIINVAAEEENLHWEKIDDIIVEMELVGNRPAGYQSPDTIIVQAAAAATSILGFEQKLDGASSTDSNIPISLGIPAVTLGGGGEAGGFHTLNEYYNPKDAFYGVQKIFLTILGLAGLKDITPPLLPKLLKDTE; encoded by the coding sequence ATGACTGAAAAGTATGTAATTGAAGAAGCAATGCAAGAGTATACTGTATCGGATAAAGTAAAAGATGTTTACAGTTTACTAAGTTCCAATTCTGGAGTAGAAAAAGGACTATTATTTTTAAAAGAAGATAATGATTACACAACTGACGAGCAAATTGAGCTGACAGCTATTCAAGCACCTACGTTTTATGAAGAAAAAAGAGGAATCTACTATCAAAGGAAGCTTACTGAACTTGGATTAAAAAATGTCACGGTGGATGAAGTTGGTAACGTATTCGGAGTTCGCCAAGGAAACGGGAATGGTCCTTCAATCGTTTTGTGTGCACATTTAGATACAGTATTTCCTGAAGGTACAGATACGGTTGCTAAAATTGTAGACGGGAGAGTGTATGCACCAGGAATTGCTGATGATGGTCGTGGTTTGGCATCAGTCCTAACAATAATTCGAGCACTAAATCACGCTAATATTGAAACTGAAGGGGATTTGATAATTGGGGCAACGGTTGGTGAAGAAGGTCTTGGAGATTTACTAGGAGTAAAGAAATTGTTTGAAAATCGAGTCGATATCGATGGTTTTATATCCATAGAACCTGGGGCTCCAGATAGAATAACGTACTTAGCAACGGGGAGTAAAAGATATAAAGTCGCATACAAAGGACCTGGTGGGCATAGTTTCGGGAATTTTGGGACACCGAGTCCTATACATGCTCTAGGAAGGGCGATTGCTAAAATATCATCATTAGAAACCCCAACAGTACCCAAAACAACGTATAATGTTGGATTAATACACGGAGGTACTTCAGTGAATACGATTGCGGAAGTCGGAGAAATGGTAATCGATTTGCGCTCTAATTCCCAAGAAGAATTATTAAATTTAGAAAAAAAGATAATTAATATTATTAATGTTGCAGCGGAAGAAGAAAATCTTCATTGGGAGAAAATAGATGATATTATTGTTGAAATGGAGTTAGTAGGTAACCGTCCAGCAGGCTATCAAAGTCCTGACACCATTATCGTACAAGCTGCTGCAGCTGCTACATCGATTCTAGGCTTCGAACAGAAATTGGATGGGGCAAGTAGTACCGATTCTAATATCCCCATTTCACTTGGAATTCCTGCTGTTACTTTAGGAGGTGGAGGTGAAGCTGGAGGATTCCATACACTAAATGAGTATTATAATCCTAAAGATGCTTTTTATGGTGTACAAAAAATATTTTTAACGATTTTAGGTCTAGCTGGATTGAAAGATATTACTCCACCTCTACTTCCAAAGCTATTGAAAGATACTGAATAA
- a CDS encoding ABC transporter permease, with amino-acid sequence MLNRKKKSKLHNLFLRLLRSKTGFVGLLIVLAMTGMAVFAPILAMYDPAKTDIMHRLIPPFWLEGGTKDFPLGTDNLGRDVLSRIIYGSRISLLVGISAVILAGFLGIIFGLIAGYYGNIWDFIIMRTVDSFLAIPNILFMLIILAVLGPSVTTLILVLGGTSWVVYARMVRSETLSVKERDFVRSAKAIGAKDYRIIVKYILPNVISSFIVIATLNVASTIILEASLSFLGLGIQSPDVSWGLMLSDGREYIATSWWVATFPGVAITVTVLGVIFLGDWLRDVLDPKLID; translated from the coding sequence ATGCTTAATCGGAAAAAGAAGAGTAAACTTCACAACCTCTTTTTAAGACTTCTTAGAAGTAAGACTGGATTTGTCGGTCTTCTAATTGTATTAGCAATGACAGGTATGGCTGTTTTCGCTCCGATTTTAGCGATGTATGACCCTGCCAAAACGGATATTATGCATCGGCTTATTCCACCATTTTGGTTGGAAGGGGGAACAAAGGATTTCCCATTAGGAACAGATAATTTAGGCCGTGATGTATTAAGTAGAATTATTTATGGTTCAAGAATATCCTTACTGGTCGGAATTAGTGCAGTTATTCTAGCTGGATTTTTGGGGATTATCTTTGGTCTTATCGCTGGATATTATGGTAATATATGGGATTTTATAATAATGAGAACCGTCGATTCATTCCTCGCGATTCCCAACATTTTGTTTATGTTAATTATCCTCGCTGTTTTGGGGCCAAGTGTTACAACTTTAATTCTCGTACTCGGTGGAACTTCTTGGGTCGTCTACGCGAGAATGGTACGAAGTGAAACATTGAGTGTAAAAGAGAGAGATTTTGTTCGTTCTGCAAAAGCAATTGGAGCAAAGGATTACCGGATTATCGTGAAATATATTTTGCCTAACGTAATTTCATCATTTATCGTGATTGCTACATTAAATGTAGCTTCAACAATTATTTTAGAAGCGAGTTTAAGTTTCCTTGGTCTCGGCATTCAATCACCAGATGTTTCATGGGGGCTTATGTTAAGTGATGGGCGAGAGTATATTGCAACGAGTTGGTGGGTCGCTACATTCCCGGGGGTTGCAATTACTGTAACTGTTTTAGGTGTTATTTTTCTAGGTGATTGGTTGCGAGACGTGTTAGATCCAAAACTTATAGACTAA
- a CDS encoding ABC transporter permease, which yields MKYLLQNLLKTIPVLLLITLIVFLLVRVTGDPVSLMLPETATDVERESLKEALGFNEPLPVQYFSYLGDLVKGDFGKSLRYDSDALELVLDRMPATFQLAIASMIVAILISVPLGILSAVKRNSFMDLFITSGAVLGKAMPSFWLGIMLILVFAVNFQFFPVSGKGGFLHLVLPAITLGTGIAAEMTRLIRSSMLEILGQDFIRTARSKGLRESIVVNRHAFRNALIPVVTIMALQTSTLIGGTLITETVFAWPGLGQLLVQAVNLRDMGVVQAATFIIAIFVILSNLIADLVYRLLDPRIKYD from the coding sequence ATGAAATATTTACTTCAAAATTTGTTGAAAACGATTCCTGTCCTTCTCCTCATTACGCTAATCGTTTTTCTATTAGTTCGAGTAACGGGTGATCCTGTTTCCTTAATGCTCCCCGAAACAGCCACGGATGTAGAACGTGAATCATTAAAGGAGGCCCTTGGTTTCAATGAACCACTTCCTGTTCAATACTTTTCTTATTTAGGTGATTTAGTTAAAGGTGATTTTGGAAAATCATTACGCTATGATTCAGACGCTCTAGAACTTGTTTTAGATCGAATGCCCGCAACATTTCAGCTTGCAATTGCTTCAATGATTGTTGCAATTCTTATTTCCGTTCCGCTAGGGATACTCTCAGCTGTAAAGAGGAACAGTTTCATGGATTTGTTCATTACGAGCGGGGCCGTACTAGGAAAGGCAATGCCAAGTTTTTGGTTAGGAATTATGCTCATCTTAGTATTTGCCGTTAACTTTCAATTCTTTCCTGTATCGGGAAAAGGAGGGTTTTTGCATCTGGTTCTTCCGGCAATTACACTGGGGACAGGAATTGCTGCTGAAATGACAAGACTAATTCGTTCAAGTATGTTAGAAATTTTGGGGCAAGATTTCATCCGGACAGCCCGTAGTAAAGGATTAAGAGAGTCGATTGTCGTCAACAGACACGCATTTCGAAATGCTTTAATACCAGTTGTCACAATTATGGCTTTGCAAACATCGACATTAATCGGTGGAACACTTATTACAGAAACAGTCTTCGCGTGGCCAGGTCTAGGTCAATTACTCGTACAGGCCGTCAATTTGCGTGATATGGGCGTCGTACAAGCAGCAACATTTATAATTGCTATATTCGTAATATTAAGTAATTTAATCGCGGATCTTGTCTATAGACTCCTAGATCCAAGAATTAAGTACGATTAA
- a CDS encoding GyrI-like domain-containing protein, which translates to MMNPVIKKKDRFTIIGISVKTTNANEMTAGAKIAGLWERYYGQKLFNEIPNPINTFVTYGLYSDYIDGVNGEYSITAGLEVSDHSEIQEDYVVKTIPAATYLVFTSEEGPISEIVIKLWQDIWNWFEQEEVERTYTGDFEVYDERCQNPQNAQVDIYIAIKA; encoded by the coding sequence ATGATGAATCCAGTAATAAAAAAGAAAGACCGGTTTACTATTATAGGTATTTCAGTAAAGACGACAAACGCTAATGAAATGACAGCAGGTGCGAAAATTGCGGGATTATGGGAACGGTATTATGGACAAAAATTATTTAATGAGATTCCCAATCCTATCAATACATTTGTAACTTATGGCCTGTATTCAGACTATATAGATGGTGTGAATGGAGAATATAGTATAACTGCTGGATTAGAAGTAAGTGACCATAGCGAGATTCAAGAAGATTACGTTGTTAAAACAATACCAGCTGCAACATATCTGGTATTTACGTCTGAAGAAGGACCGATTTCAGAAATCGTAATTAAACTATGGCAAGATATTTGGAACTGGTTTGAACAAGAGGAAGTGGAGCGGACGTATACGGGTGATTTTGAGGTATATGATGAAAGATGCCAGAACCCACAAAATGCACAGGTGGACATTTACATAGCCATTAAAGCATAA
- a CDS encoding transposase gives MIRRFRYSEALLSWEAIYTIVKWYVELYGPIDLIVPEYVDPSPKEETYDISELEGRLKVLEEMLRQALQKEPIEPGQQQSAVIAVNMPSVPEQPGFTTIRTLTYNEQTLDIPYFLRDAFLLPQRFDKSETFLIRLGAEQQARIMSELPNDLEGLHKHVKRYTEKNDENLFGELKTYIEEEKVRRQLLMDRPGELFFFFKADYIVVTEELAMIPFTVDEFTGSPSLLKQLKEDQIDTVGQLPNELVILAKYENVGVGTVEKVFEQLKGKQRVEVHV, from the coding sequence ATGATACGTAGGTTCCGCTATTCTGAAGCACTACTTTCATGGGAAGCCATCTACACAATCGTCAAATGGTATGTCGAATTATACGGTCCTATTGACCTTATCGTACCGGAATATGTGGATCCATCACCAAAAGAAGAAACGTATGATATCAGCGAGCTAGAAGGGCGGTTGAAAGTGCTTGAAGAAATGCTTAGACAAGCACTACAGAAAGAGCCAATAGAACCCGGTCAACAACAATCTGCTGTTATCGCTGTGAACATGCCGTCCGTTCCAGAACAACCAGGCTTTACAACAATTCGAACACTGACATACAATGAGCAAACACTCGACATCCCATATTTTCTGCGCGACGCGTTCCTGTTGCCGCAGCGCTTCGACAAATCCGAAACGTTCCTCATCCGTCTCGGAGCAGAGCAACAAGCACGCATCATGAGCGAACTACCGAACGACCTCGAAGGCTTACATAAACACGTCAAACGCTATACCGAAAAAAATGATGAAAACCTCTTTGGGGAATTAAAAACGTATATCGAAGAAGAGAAAGTTCGTAGACAATTACTAATGGACCGACCAGGTGAACTATTTTTCTTCTTCAAAGCCGACTATATTGTAGTCACAGAAGAACTGGCCATGATTCCATTCACAGTCGATGAATTCACCGGAAGCCCAAGTCTACTTAAACAATTGAAGGAGGATCAGATTGATACGGTTGGACAATTACCGAATGAGCTTGTAATCTTGGCGAAGTATGAGAATGTTGGGGTTGGGACCGTGGAGAAGGTATTTGAGCAGTTGAAGGGGAAGCAAAGGGTGGAAGTACACGTGTAA
- a CDS encoding ABC transporter ATP-binding protein → MCTKILDVKDLRVRFKTEDGYVSTVNGVSFVMNEGETLAIVGESGSGKSVTSLALMGILPPNGEVYDGEMVFKEKNLRTISKKDYRTLRGKEMSMIFQEPMTALNPVFTIGYQLRETLIVHNQLSKEVAQKKGIKMLELVGIPDAEKAMGRFPHQLSGGMRQRVMIAMALSCNPKLLIADEPTTALDVTIQAQILTLMRSLKEKGNTGILMITHDLGVVAEVADRVIVMYAGEIVEEAPVFELFENPLHPYTRGLMASIPKIHDVVDNLYSIEGTVPNPANMPTGCKFHPRCPLADAECTKIHPELEYVSSTHAKRCIKV, encoded by the coding sequence ATGTGTACTAAAATTTTGGATGTTAAAGACTTGCGTGTACGCTTTAAAACAGAAGACGGATACGTTTCAACGGTGAATGGTGTATCGTTTGTTATGAATGAAGGAGAAACGTTGGCAATTGTTGGAGAGTCAGGTAGTGGGAAAAGTGTTACCTCGCTCGCATTAATGGGAATTCTCCCTCCAAACGGTGAAGTGTACGATGGAGAAATGGTATTCAAAGAAAAAAATTTACGTACGATTAGCAAAAAAGATTACCGAACCTTACGAGGTAAAGAGATGTCCATGATTTTTCAGGAACCCATGACAGCCTTAAATCCTGTTTTTACAATTGGTTATCAATTAAGGGAAACATTAATTGTTCATAATCAATTATCAAAAGAAGTAGCACAGAAAAAAGGAATTAAAATGCTAGAACTTGTTGGAATTCCGGATGCTGAAAAAGCAATGGGGCGTTTCCCACACCAATTGTCTGGGGGGATGCGACAACGGGTGATGATTGCAATGGCATTATCATGTAATCCTAAATTGTTAATTGCGGATGAACCCACAACTGCGCTTGATGTAACGATACAGGCCCAAATTTTAACGCTTATGAGAAGTTTAAAGGAAAAAGGAAATACTGGTATTTTGATGATTACACATGACCTTGGCGTTGTTGCAGAAGTTGCAGATCGTGTCATCGTTATGTATGCAGGCGAAATTGTTGAAGAAGCACCAGTCTTTGAATTATTTGAAAATCCATTACATCCATATACACGTGGATTAATGGCGTCGATTCCCAAAATTCATGATGTTGTAGATAACCTCTATTCAATAGAGGGAACTGTACCAAATCCAGCGAATATGCCAACCGGATGTAAATTTCACCCTAGATGTCCACTTGCGGATGCTGAGTGCACGAAAATACATCCAGAGCTAGAGTATGTCAGTTCTACCCATGCGAAGCGCTGCATTAAAGTATAA
- a CDS encoding ABC transporter ATP-binding protein produces the protein MNDFIIETKKLTKKFGSTRVVNDVDLKVKKGEIYGFLGPNGAGKTTTIRMLLGLARPTKGSIHIFGKDVKKEKLSILKKVGSLVEYPSYYGHLSARENLETVRLLLDVPKSRIDEVLSIVRLTKDAKRPVKGFSLGMKQRLGIATALLGNPELLILDEPTNGLDPSGIIEIRELIKSMPKDHGITIVLSSHLLSEIDQMATQVGIISKGQMIFQDSISKLREQSTSKIKLTVNDAESAWKTLLTHGYTTDLVHNQLSIENGSDEKVAKIVKSLVQNDYSIYRVEEEKKSLEEIFLELTGQEGSL, from the coding sequence ATGAATGATTTTATTATTGAAACGAAGAAGCTGACGAAAAAGTTTGGCTCGACAAGAGTTGTTAATGATGTAGATTTGAAAGTGAAAAAGGGTGAGATTTATGGTTTTTTAGGGCCGAATGGTGCCGGAAAAACGACGACCATTCGAATGCTTCTCGGGCTTGCTCGACCGACAAAAGGCTCAATCCATATTTTCGGCAAGGATGTTAAAAAAGAAAAACTCTCCATCTTAAAAAAGGTTGGATCACTGGTCGAATATCCTTCTTATTATGGGCATTTATCCGCCCGTGAAAATTTAGAAACGGTGCGCCTGTTATTGGACGTGCCAAAATCTAGAATTGATGAAGTCCTTTCAATCGTCCGTCTGACAAAGGATGCGAAACGACCTGTAAAAGGGTTCTCTTTAGGCATGAAGCAACGGCTTGGCATTGCGACTGCTTTACTTGGGAATCCTGAACTGCTCATTTTGGACGAGCCAACGAACGGACTGGATCCATCGGGAATTATTGAGATTCGTGAACTTATTAAAAGTATGCCAAAGGATCACGGGATTACGATTGTCCTATCGAGCCACTTACTTTCAGAAATCGACCAAATGGCGACACAAGTAGGCATTATTTCAAAAGGCCAAATGATTTTTCAAGATTCCATTTCGAAACTAAGAGAGCAGTCTACGAGCAAGATTAAGTTAACAGTAAATGACGCGGAATCCGCTTGGAAGACATTATTGACACATGGGTATACTACGGATCTCGTTCACAATCAGCTTTCAATTGAAAATGGTTCAGATGAAAAAGTCGCTAAAATTGTGAAATCCCTCGTTCAAAACGATTATTCAATTTACAGAGTAGAAGAAGAGAAAAAATCATTGGAAGAAATCTTTTTAGAATTAACCGGACAGGAGGGCAGTTTGTGA
- a CDS encoding ABC transporter permease, which translates to MGKLFQSEFLKLRKSSIWMLIFVSPILSLLLGLSELSEIPDFKQHQWTATLGMMTISHAILFLPLLTGIFSSFVCRYEHVGGGWKQLLSLPVSRKNVYLVKILIVSLLIAATQILFIMGLFLIGWIKGFPADIPWGTISTSVIGGWIACLPLIALQMFVSVAWSSFAAPLAVNVIFTIPNMLIVNSERFAPYYPWAQPFEMMMSNSVESFGALNVSPITLFTVILGSFVLFLGTGFVYFLRKEV; encoded by the coding sequence ATGGGGAAATTATTTCAATCTGAGTTTCTAAAGTTACGAAAATCCTCGATATGGATGCTCATTTTCGTGAGTCCGATTTTATCGTTGTTGCTTGGGCTGAGTGAATTAAGTGAAATTCCAGATTTCAAACAACACCAATGGACCGCAACGCTTGGTATGATGACAATTAGTCACGCCATTCTTTTTTTACCGTTATTAACTGGGATCTTTTCAAGTTTTGTTTGTCGATATGAGCATGTTGGAGGTGGGTGGAAGCAACTTCTTTCACTTCCGGTTTCTAGAAAAAATGTGTATCTCGTGAAAATCCTTATTGTTAGCCTTCTAATTGCGGCCACACAAATCTTATTTATTATGGGTCTTTTCCTCATAGGATGGATAAAAGGATTCCCGGCTGACATTCCTTGGGGCACCATTTCCACAAGTGTCATCGGAGGATGGATTGCCTGCTTACCGTTAATCGCTTTACAAATGTTTGTATCTGTTGCATGGTCGAGCTTCGCCGCACCACTTGCAGTCAATGTGATTTTTACGATACCGAATATGTTGATTGTCAACTCAGAAAGGTTCGCTCCATACTATCCATGGGCACAACCATTTGAGATGATGATGTCCAATTCAGTTGAAAGTTTTGGTGCATTAAATGTTTCTCCTATCACATTATTCACCGTAATTTTGGGGAGTTTTGTGCTTTTTTTAGGAACTGGCTTTGTTTACTTTTTGAGAAAGGAAGTATGA